In Pseudomonas resinovorans NBRC 106553, a single genomic region encodes these proteins:
- a CDS encoding DUF4123 domain-containing protein: MTPAFAYDPAADGAGSDLLNWMQAQPQAPYWALVDVALLGAAPFKAAARRHHWAPVNALANTPLQAFGEVAPHLIALGDTPQERQAQIAQLLTLTAGTPALSFLRSAYPAQALQLLFGYLAKAQVQGRARAVHLRFADSRILPGLLQTLAPSQQRRVADIVQDWRGCDRYGHVQGWLALHEAVPAAQIDTAPHLHLCPEQLAALLTQAEADAVFYQLTQQHPELLPQQQRAAFHQRLATCLSTASEMNLSTEQDRWLFVLLSLNYGNEFYRCPALAPTWDVIGEQGASLQEQTQGWSAETLQALMDFKASPTVPDGPNPL, encoded by the coding sequence ATGACCCCGGCCTTTGCTTATGACCCCGCGGCGGACGGCGCCGGCAGCGACCTGTTGAACTGGATGCAAGCGCAACCCCAAGCGCCTTATTGGGCGTTGGTGGATGTGGCGTTACTGGGCGCGGCACCCTTCAAGGCTGCGGCGCGCCGCCATCACTGGGCACCCGTCAATGCCCTGGCGAACACGCCCCTGCAAGCGTTCGGTGAGGTGGCCCCGCATCTGATTGCCCTGGGCGACACCCCTCAAGAACGCCAGGCACAAATCGCGCAATTACTGACACTCACCGCAGGCACACCCGCCCTCAGCTTCTTGCGCAGCGCCTACCCCGCACAAGCCCTGCAACTGCTATTCGGGTACTTGGCCAAGGCCCAGGTTCAGGGCCGGGCAAGGGCCGTGCATCTGCGCTTTGCCGACAGCCGTATCCTGCCGGGCCTGCTGCAAACCCTTGCCCCCAGCCAACAACGGCGCGTAGCCGACATCGTTCAGGACTGGCGAGGCTGTGATCGATACGGCCACGTTCAGGGCTGGCTTGCCCTGCACGAGGCAGTACCAGCCGCACAGATAGACACCGCCCCCCACCTGCACCTGTGCCCGGAACAACTGGCTGCGCTGCTGACACAGGCAGAAGCCGACGCGGTGTTTTACCAATTAACGCAGCAGCATCCAGAACTGCTCCCCCAACAACAACGCGCAGCCTTCCATCAGCGCCTCGCTACTTGCCTCTCAACGGCCAGTGAAATGAACCTGTCCACCGAACAAGACCGCTGGCTGTTTGTGCTGCTGAGTTTGAACTACGGCAATGAGTTCTATCGCTGCCCAGCACTTGCCCCAACCTGGGATGTTATTGGCGAACAAGGCGCGAGTTTGCAAGAACAAACACAAGGGTGGAGCGCTGAAACGTTGCAGGCATTGATGGATTTCAAGGCCTCGCCAACTGTGCCTGATGGGCCAAACCCCCTTTAA